CACTCCATACAGCTGGTTTAGATTTTCTGAAATCCTCAGCTCTTACGCTTGCAGGTACAACAGCTAAAGCTAATGCACCTAAAGTCATACTTAAAAATTGTCTTCTTTCCATAATCTTTTCCTTTGAATTTAGATTGCGTATTTAATTGTATATTATTTTAGCTTATTTTAAACCCTCTATATATTTTGCAAGTGCTTTCATGTCAGCTTCACTTAATTTGTTTACCTGACCTTTCATTACACCTTTCATTGCACCGCCGTATGTACCTTCTTTATATCCTTTAAGAGCAGCAAGAGTTTTTTCTGCTTTCCAACCTTTAATTACTTGTGATTTCCCTAAAGCATGTTTCTCACCATTTGCACCGTGACATGCTGTACATTTTGCAAAGTTAGCATCCGCATTTAAAGCTACCGCACCTAAGATTCCTAAACCGATGATTGTTTTTAATAAAGTTTTCATTTAAAACTCCTTTGTTTTATTTAGAAGTAGTATAGAAAATAATTGTGAAGTGATTGTGAAGTGTACTAAGAATTAAAACCTAATAATAAAAGCAGTATATTCATCTTTAACAGAATCGACATTTATACTAAAGCCGTACTCATCTAAAATAGATTTAACAATATGAAGTCCTATCCCAAATCCACCAGTTGTATTTGTAAATCTAGCATACCTTGTAAACAAGTTCTCCAAGTTCTCTTTAGCTATCCCTATGCCACTATCTTTTATAATTAAACTCTTTTTCTTTAGCGTGATATCTATTGTCCCATTAATAGTATTGTATTTAATAGCATTTGAAAGAAGATTGTCAATCACTTTTGTTATTTTTTTCCTATCGATATTAAGGTAAAACTCCTCTTGATAGTTTTTATTGATTTCAATATTTTTCATATTTGCTTGTACTTTAAAATACTCCACCCTTTCATCTAAGAGTTCATTCAATAGAAGTTTTTCATCTTGAGAGATAAGTTTATGTTTGAGTATTAAAAAAGTAAGATCATCGTAAATATTGGAAAGTGTTTTTGCCCCTATCTCAATTCTGCTTATCACTTTTTGAGAGAATTTATTTTGCTCTTGTGTTTGAAGAAGTTCAACATTTGTCAATATAGTACTCACCGGTGTGTTTAACTCATGTGTCGTATCTTTAATGAACCTATCAAGTAAAAATAGTGTATCTTTCATGGGTTTTAGTAAAAGGGTAAGTAAAAAGTATCCTACTGTAAGCATAAATATTAAAAATATAGTTCCAAATAAAACGATTGTACGAATTAAAGTTATCTCGAAACTTTTATCCTCTGCTATTTCAACTATAATATACTGAGCTCCCAAATAGTATTCATCACTGTTTTTCAAATAGCGTGCTATCATATTTTGTGTCATCTGCAGTTGACTGAGATCAAGGGTAGGATTATCTTTTGTTGAATACAAAAGTTTATAATCTTTATCGTAAAGAGTTGTTTTAAACTTTTTATCCCAAGGGTAAACGAGTTGATTTGTAGTGTCTTTTTGAAGCTCTTTTAGTTTTGATGTTAATTCATTCGCATAATCATTTAAAGCAACCAACTGTTCCTGATTATATATCTCTTTTTGTGAACTATAGTAAAGATAAACTCCTAAACCAGTAATAATAATCGTTAAAAAACTATAAAGTAGTAAAAAGTTTTGTAAAGTTTTTTTGGCACTAGAAGATAAATTTATATCCAGATTTTTTAATACTGACAATCGTATCCTTTCCTAAAATTTGACGCAGATGTTTTATGTAAGTCCGAACAGCACTTTCGCTGCTTTCTTCATCATATTCCCAAAGTCTGCTTTCAATTACTTCGTGACTCACTAACTCATTTTTATGTTGTAAAAAAAGTTTTAAAAGTTCCAACTCTTTATTGGCCAATGACATGATTGTACCGTTTTGTTTTAAAGTGTCATTGTTTGTATCAAAACTGCATCCGTTAGGTAGCACTAACTCATCACTTTTTTTATGGTAAAACTCCCTTTTTAAAAGTGTTTCAACTCTCAGTTGTAACTCTTTGAGTGCAAACGGTTTTTTTATATAATCATCGCATCCACTGTCATACCCGCTTTCGATATCTGCTATACCGTTAAGGGATGTAATAAAGATTGCGGGTGTTTGGTTCTCTCTGTCTCTTATCTCATGTAAAAGTTCAAAACCGTTTAGTTTAGGTACATTAACATCAAGTAGCAGTAGATCGAAATTATTTTCATATGCTTTTTCGCTGGCATCCAAGCCGTCATAACTGCTTATCACTTCATACTCTAGTGATTCTAAAAAATCTTTAACAGTTTCATGTAATGCCATATCATCTTCGAGGAGTAATATTTTTTTCATAGCTACATTATATCAAGCTATGGGTAGAAAAATAGCTTATATTTTTTAAGTAAGGGGATTACGAGGGGCAAGATACCAAAAAAGTATCTTATAGTACTTTAATAGTAGTTTGCGTAATTGGGAATTTTTTACTCCAGATTGGGTCTTCTAAGTCAAGAAGTCCTTTTACTTCATCATTCACCAATTTATAACTAAGTTTTACATCTACGCTTTTTGTCCCTTTTATCTTCTCTATTCTAAGAGTTTTAGAACCCTTAGCAGGAATGCTCATATCTTTTGATTGAGCTTTTGCCATATGAGGTGTACTAGGTTTTTCTCTTTTTCTTGTATATTTTGTTGTTAAAGAGATTGTTTTCGTATCAATAACCTCACCTTTGTTATCTTTATACGTTATATCTAAAATCAATTCTCGTCCGCCAAAACCGCTTGGGATATTATGAGGTTGAGGATTTGCAATAGTTACAAGAATATCTCTATTTTTATTTTCAATTGATAGTGATAAAGCACCTTCCCACATAGATTCAAAATGAGCACCCATAAAACCATGGTTTCTTACTGTTCTTATCTTTTTCTCACCATTAAAACTAAACGTTGCAGCAACATCTTGTTTTCTAGGACCCATATGGCATTCTACACATGCTTGTTCGCCTTTGTATTCTTTTTCCATATTTGTAAATACTAAGCCTCTTGTGCTTCTGTCATTAGCATGACAGACAAAACAGAGTCTGTTTGGTGTTTTATCCATAAAATCGTGGTGTATAGTTTTATGGTATGGTGATTTAGCATCACTGTAAGGTCCTGTCATTGTTCCAGACGGTGTCCATTCAACTCTATCCATACCTCTTTTTTTCTCATCATATTCATCATGGATTTTATCCACGTTGTGACAAACAACACAGTTAATCCCTTCATCAATAGAATCATCATTGACTGCTTTATCTACTTTACTTCCTTTGCTAAGGCCCATAACAGCAGCTATTTCATAGTCTTGCGTCGTTTTTGTAACTGTGATTCTAGGATTGTGACAAGTTGCACATTCAATTTTAACACTGTTTAAACTTTTTCTTGTTTTTCTACTAACATACTCCATACTTTTTCTAAAGTACTCATCATTTTGGAAATGACTTTTTGCATGCCACGAGTTTTTCCACTCGTTTACGATTCTTTTATGACACGTTTGACATTTTGTAGAATCTTGATATCTCTCATCTACTTTAACAACTGTAGCACCAAAACTATAAGTAACCGTTAGTAAAAAAATTAGAAAAAATCTCATACATTATCCTCTGTGTTTATCTAGCCAGACCATAAGTCCTTTTTGAGCATGCAATCTATTCTCAGCTTCGCTGAAAACAATATCACTGTGCTCTTCTAATACCTCTTCACTCACTTCTTGCCCGCGATACGCAGGTAAACAATGTAAAAATTTTGCACCTTTTTGAGCTAAGCACATCATTAAACCGTCTACAATATAACCTTGAAAAGCTTTAATACGCTCCTCTTTTTCATCTTCTTGTCCCATTGAAGCCCAAGTGTCAGTTGTCACTACTGTTGCACCTGTAATAGCTTCTTTTGGATCATTACTTACTTTAATAACTGCACCGCTCTCTTTAGCAAGTTCATATGCGTCTTTTAGTACATCACTATCTACTTCATACCCTTTTGGCGTTGCAATACGAAGCTCAAATCCAAGCTTTGCTGCAAGCATTAACCATGAATGAGTCATGTTGTTTCCATCACCTACATACGCAACTACCAAATCTTTTTCCATACCGTATTCGATAATAGTCATATAATCCGCTAATAATTGTACAGGGTGATACGAGTCAGTCAATCCGTTAATTACCGGAACCTGTGAACATTTTGCAAACTCTTCGATCATCGAGTGCTCAAATGTTCTAATCATTACCATATCACACATTCTACTGATAACACGAGCCGTATCTTTTACAGGCTCACCACGTCCTAAATGGATATCACGATTTGATAAGAAGAGTGCATGTCCGCCGAGTTGAAACATTCCAGTTTCAAAACTAACTCTTGTTCTTGTCGAACTTTTTTCAAAGATCATTGCTAAGGTTTTATGCTCTAATTCTTTATTGTAAATACCATTTTTCAGATTTTTTTTAATACTAAGACCTAGATCAATAATCTCTAATATTTCTTCTTTACTAAAGTCTTTTAGTGTTAAAAAATGTCTCATTTTCTGTCCTAAATTTTTAAATAAGCGTCAATTATACTATTTTTTTAAAAGTTTTGCTACTTCTTTTGCATGATATGAAATAATAATATCAGCACCTGCGCGTTTAAACGCAATCATCGTCTCCATCACTACACGATCGTAGTCAATCAGCCCAGCATTTCCTGCATGTTTTAACATTGCATACTCACCGCTTACATTATATACTGCCATCGGTTTTGTCGTATTGTCTTTAATCTCTCTGATAATATCAAGATAAGCTAGTGCCGGTTTTACCATTAGAATATCTGCACCTTGCGCCTCATCTTCGATCGATTCTGCAATAGCTTCACGACGGTTTGCAGGGTCCATTTGATATGAGCTTCTGTCACCAAAACTTGGTGTCGATTCTGCTACGTCA
This window of the Sulfurimonas sp. C5 genome carries:
- a CDS encoding HAMP domain-containing sensor histidine kinase, with protein sequence MSVLKNLDINLSSSAKKTLQNFLLLYSFLTIIITGLGVYLYYSSQKEIYNQEQLVALNDYANELTSKLKELQKDTTNQLVYPWDKKFKTTLYDKDYKLLYSTKDNPTLDLSQLQMTQNMIARYLKNSDEYYLGAQYIIVEIAEDKSFEITLIRTIVLFGTIFLIFMLTVGYFLLTLLLKPMKDTLFLLDRFIKDTTHELNTPVSTILTNVELLQTQEQNKFSQKVISRIEIGAKTLSNIYDDLTFLILKHKLISQDEKLLLNELLDERVEYFKVQANMKNIEINKNYQEEFYLNIDRKKITKVIDNLLSNAIKYNTINGTIDITLKKKSLIIKDSGIGIAKENLENLFTRYARFTNTTGGFGIGLHIVKSILDEYGFSINVDSVKDEYTAFIIRF
- the argF gene encoding ornithine carbamoyltransferase, with product MRHFLTLKDFSKEEILEIIDLGLSIKKNLKNGIYNKELEHKTLAMIFEKSSTRTRVSFETGMFQLGGHALFLSNRDIHLGRGEPVKDTARVISRMCDMVMIRTFEHSMIEEFAKCSQVPVINGLTDSYHPVQLLADYMTIIEYGMEKDLVVAYVGDGNNMTHSWLMLAAKLGFELRIATPKGYEVDSDVLKDAYELAKESGAVIKVSNDPKEAITGATVVTTDTWASMGQEDEKEERIKAFQGYIVDGLMMCLAQKGAKFLHCLPAYRGQEVSEEVLEEHSDIVFSEAENRLHAQKGLMVWLDKHRG
- a CDS encoding multiheme c-type cytochrome produces the protein MRFFLIFLLTVTYSFGATVVKVDERYQDSTKCQTCHKRIVNEWKNSWHAKSHFQNDEYFRKSMEYVSRKTRKSLNSVKIECATCHNPRITVTKTTQDYEIAAVMGLSKGSKVDKAVNDDSIDEGINCVVCHNVDKIHDEYDEKKRGMDRVEWTPSGTMTGPYSDAKSPYHKTIHHDFMDKTPNRLCFVCHANDRSTRGLVFTNMEKEYKGEQACVECHMGPRKQDVAATFSFNGEKKIRTVRNHGFMGAHFESMWEGALSLSIENKNRDILVTIANPQPHNIPSGFGGRELILDITYKDNKGEVIDTKTISLTTKYTRKREKPSTPHMAKAQSKDMSIPAKGSKTLRIEKIKGTKSVDVKLSYKLVNDEVKGLLDLEDPIWSKKFPITQTTIKVL
- a CDS encoding c-type cytochrome, yielding MKTLLKTIIGLGILGAVALNADANFAKCTACHGANGEKHALGKSQVIKGWKAEKTLAALKGYKEGTYGGAMKGVMKGQVNKLSEADMKALAKYIEGLK
- a CDS encoding response regulator transcription factor, which translates into the protein MKKILLLEDDMALHETVKDFLESLEYEVISSYDGLDASEKAYENNFDLLLLDVNVPKLNGFELLHEIRDRENQTPAIFITSLNGIADIESGYDSGCDDYIKKPFALKELQLRVETLLKREFYHKKSDELVLPNGCSFDTNNDTLKQNGTIMSLANKELELLKLFLQHKNELVSHEVIESRLWEYDEESSESAVRTYIKHLRQILGKDTIVSIKKSGYKFIF